From Sinorhizobium sp. B11:
GCCCGCAAGGACCTGCTGCGCCTGCGCCATTCGCTGAAGGCAACCGAGACGGAGCGTCAGCCCTATTTCGGACCACGAAGGCAAATGGGCGAAACACGCACCTGAGGCTCAGACATCTGATTGTAGGTGAAATCCGCCGTCAGCCTGTGACGGCGGAGAATGACTTGGGAATATAGCGTCAAACGCAGGCCTCACCTGTATGCGTGATCTATTACTGGCCCTTTTTGCAATGCGCGGAACAGAATGAGGCCCAGAGCAACGGCGACCAAATTATAGAGCGTCGCGACCGCGAATGCCGTCCCATAGGCACTGGCGGTTCGAACAGCGGAAGCTGGTTCTGTGCCGCTCCCGTTACTGATGCCGAACAGGATCATACCGACGATCGTCACGCCAAAAGCCGAGCCTGCGGTTTGGATGGTGCTGAAAACGCCTGACGCCATCCCGGCTTCAGTATCTGCAACAGTGCTTAGAACCATGTTGAGCAGAAGCGGAATGATGATTCCCTGACCAAACCCCTGGAGGATCACTGAGACAGTCAATGCCGATCTATCTCCGCCGACAAAGCCGTCGATAACCGCGATCACCAAGCCTAAGCTGAAGACGCCCATGCCAAATGTCGGCGCCCCATGCTGCAGCCGTTTCGCAAACCAGGCCGAAACCACGGAACCGGCAAAGAATGCGACAGTGGAAGGCAAGAACAGCATGGCCGCCTGAAGAGGGCTCTGGCCGAGGCCGATCTGCAAGAAGATCGTCAGAGACAGCGAGAACGAACTGATCGCGGAGAAAAATAGAAACGATGCCAACATGCCGAGGGCCACACCGTTTTTCTTGAACAGCGAGGGATCAATGATTGGGATGCCGCCGAGCCGCCTCACGCGGTTTTCGTAGGCAATAAAGGCCGCGAACAAAGGCACGGATAGCAGTAGGCCGAGGACCGTCCACCATGGCCAATGTTGTTCCTGTCCGACCATTGCTGGCAGGAGGATCGCCGTGAGTGCGAGGCGCCAAGTAGTGCGCCCATGAGATCGAGCCTTGCCGATGTAGCGTCTCTGGTTTCGACAATGAACCATTTCCCGGCAATGAGGGCGTAGGCGGCGATGGGAAGGTTGACGAAGAAGATCAGGCGCCAGTCGAGGCTGCCAATGTCGAGTGCCATCAAGCCGCCGCCGAGCAGTTGCGAGGCCGCACCTGCGATACCTTGCACCGCGCCCATCACGGCAAAAGCCCGCCGACGCTCGTCACCATCGAACAACAATCGCAGCGACGCATAGACCTGCGGCATCATCAGGGCTGCGCCGATGCCCTGCAGGGCTCGGGAGGCAATAAGGCTCCAGGGAGATAAAGCGATGCCACACAGCAGGGACGCCAGCGCAAAGATTGCCATGCCGGAGAGGAACATCCGTCGACGACCATAGAAGTCGCCGAGCCGTGCGCCATTGAGCAGCATTGCGCCGTAAGAAACGCTGTAAGCCACCATGATCATCTGCAATTCGGCATTCGACGCGTGCAGGTCCCGTTGGATGTTCGGCAAGGCCACATTGACTATGAAAAGGTCGAGGATGGTGACGAAATTTCCGGCCAGCAGCACCGCGAGTGA
This genomic window contains:
- a CDS encoding MFS transporter, producing the protein MVGQEQHWPWWTVLGLLLSVPLFAAFIAYENRVRRLGGIPIIDPSLFKKNGVALGMLASFLFFSAISSFSLSLTIFLQIGLGQSPLQAAMLFLPSTVAFFAGSVVSAWFAKRLQHGAPTFGMGVFSLGLVIAVIDGFVGGDRSALTVSVILQGFGQGIIIPLLLNMVLSTVADTEAGMASGVFSTIQTAGSAFGVTIVGMILFGISNGSGTEPASAVRTASAYGTAFAVATLYNLVAVALGLILFRALQKGPVIDHAYR
- a CDS encoding MFS transporter, with amino-acid sequence MTQKERQRAGANSSLAVLLAGNFVTILDLFIVNVALPNIQRDLHASNAELQMIMVAYSVSYGAMLLNGARLGDFYGRRRMFLSGMAIFALASLLCGIALSPWSLIASRALQGIGAALMMPQVYASLRLLFDGDERRRAFAVMGAVQGIAGAASQLLGGGLMALDIGSLDWRLIFFVNLPIAAYALIAGKWFIVETRDATSARLDLMGALLGASHSRRSSCQQWSDRNNIGHGGRSSAYCYPCLCSRPLLPTKTA